CAGGAAGGCGTCGAAGAAATAGCGGTTGTAGCCACCCGGGTGGTAGCTCTCCTGCGGGCCGCCGGTGGAGGCCACCAGCCACAGGTCCTTGCCACGCAGCCGGGTGGCGCTGCCGCCATAGGCCCAGTCGTAGGTCAGCACCTCGTCGACCCACAGCTTCATCAGCGCCGGCATGCCATACCACTGCACCGGGTGCAGCCAGACCACCAGCCGCGCCTCTTCCAATGCCGCCTGTTCGGCGGCGATGTCGATCAGGTAGTCAGGGTACAGCGCATAGAGGTCGCGCACCTCGACCAGGCCGGGCGGCA
This genomic stretch from Eleftheria terrae harbors:
- a CDS encoding NAD(P)H-dependent oxidoreductase, which encodes MASIQILAAHPQLQHSRVTRALMNSAHALPPGLVEVRDLYALYPDYLIDIAAEQAALEEARLVVWLHPVQWYGMPALMKLWVDEVLTYDWAYGGSATRLRGKDLWLVASTGGPQESYHPGGYNRYFFDAFLPPYEQTAALCGMRFLPPLLLHGAHRVTPEQLQAHVTVFTDRLRSHPDWPELDELEQCPQCLVPASARPAA